Genomic window (Lycium barbarum isolate Lr01 chromosome 2, ASM1917538v2, whole genome shotgun sequence):
CtctaccttcttttttttttaaattttttttttttgatgttaaCTTATTTTTGGTTTTTCATTTATTGTCACATTTGATTCAAAAATATTTTACCTCAAACAAAGTCATCAATAATTACAAATTTATGAAATAAtatgtaaaaatataaaatacaaaaaaaaaaaagtttaataaATGTCACACATTATCTGAATAAAACATCACACAATTAAGACAACAACATATTCATGGAGAATTACATAAGGCAATAACAACGTACAACTTAGGAAAAAACATAATAACGagaaaacaacaacaactactgatttcgcAAGGGACAACGATTCTAATTATGACCTGTTTCCTTGCACGCACTACACTTTCTAACCatgcaaacactgaatacgagtGAACTTCAGGAGCGCGGAGTACAAGTAGAAGGAgaaatgaaatggatatagcacGATTTGTTACTTAATTTTGTTGATCTGTGAAATAAAAAatagattgtttttttttttttttttttgggggggggggggggggtttcttaTGGGGGTGAATTTGGAATTGGTTTAATTTTTGTGGGTTGAAGTTGAATTTGGTGGATTTTTTAGGGGGGTGAATTTGGAATTGGGTTAATTTTTGTGGTTGAAGTTGATTTtggtgaagtttttttttttttttttgggggggggggggggggggggggggatttttaTGTGGGGTGAATTTGGAATTGGTTTAATTTTGATGAGGGTGaagttgaattcttgatttttaaCAAATCGTAACACGAtttgttatttaatatatatatatatatatatatatatatatatatatatatatatatatatatatatatatatatatatatatatatatatttggttaACAGACAAATAATGAGGCGTTAAAGTTTGGGGGTAAATCGTGTAGGCCTGCACGATTAACCCCCTTTGGTctataatatatttcataacccCTTTTGGAAACTTTGGTCCATTTTTATGCCATTTAGGCGCCGGACTCAGTTCCAGCAGCACCAATATGGATTTATCCATTTTCGACCCGTGGTTTATCCATTTTTTACCACGGGTTATAAGGATTAGTCCATATTTGATCCGCTTTTTAGCAAGTTGGCTATCCAACTGTTTTTAAATGGATAGATTAGGAGGATACTTGgatattttatccattttaccAGCAGTAATCTGCATTTCCACTATTGTTTAAAATACACTGCTACTTTCTTTAGCATAATTTCTATGTTTCTCTTACTCATCTAATAATGCAGGACATAGTAGCTCTTCAACGGTTTGCAAACAGTTTTGCTTGTAACCATTGTCCACGCCAGAGGATATTATCATGGTTTGGAAAATTTAATCGGTGACTGCGCACTAAAGTTTACTTTATACACTGTCAACATGGTGGAATAACAGAACTCATGGCAAACCACTGAAGCACCTTGCAAGTAAAAGTTAAAAAGGTAATCGAAGTATAGTTACCTAAAGCAAGCAATAGGCGAACTGCTCCAAGTCCCCTATTAGCAAGTGTCCTGCTTTCCATATGCTAAAATTTTAAGTATGAAATCCGGATTTGATCTTCTTCTGAGGTCTGTGTTGGGGATATGTCACTGAAGGCGAGGTACCCAGGGGTATCATGGGTAGCAAACGATGCCCATTTGAACTGTACGTAGGTGAAGAGGAGGGACCCAAACATGGGGTTTGTGGACCTAGCTCTTTCAAATGGCTCAGTGGAAGGCCACACGGTTTACTGCTGCCATTTCCCATGCCtaattttctcttcttctttagtAGATCCCACAGTAGGTTGTCCTCTTTAGCATGATCCTGGTCCTTCACTGCAAGCTTTACGATAAGACAAAAATTTGCAAACAATAGCATAGTCAGTAGCACTAAAAGGTTTAGCAAGTGAGCATAGAGGAATTTCCCAAATGCAGCTCCTAAACAAACCACTTTACAAGCAATTTCCATTTTGATAATTGAAATACAAATAAACAATTGGATCTCAAACGAAGTTATAATACTATAGAATATAGAAAGGATAGGGAAATAAGAAGTGCTAGGGTAGCACAATGTACAAGCACAAGGATTGAGAAAACTGAAAAGCATATGTGAGTGGATGACTATTGTCTGTGATAAATTCCATCCATAGTAAGATGTTTCATTCACTATTTTCCTTATAAGCATATGTACATTCTCACAAGCATGTATTCCGCAGTCCAAACAATCATTGAATTCGTTAATTCTGGAAACATAACAATTTTAAATTCCTTCAATGAAGAACTGAAGATCATAACAAGAAATATAATGAGTTCAAAAGGTTTTGGCATAAGAAGATCAAATACATACAGTGAGAGTCACTGGATTTCTCAGCATATGTAGTATGGGAGCTAGATCTATTTTATTAAATAGTAAGGCTCTTAGAGACAGTGCATCCTTGACCACCCATAGTGAAGAAGATTTTCTCTTCAGACTAAAGAAATGGTTAACATTAAGTGAATTTGCAGTAAACTAATCAAGTATAAATAATACCTTCTCTTGCTCAAATTGTTCCTTTGATCCATTCTTGGCTTTTGGGAGGAATCCCTGATATTTCCTTGCCAAATCTTCTGATTCCTTCAGCTTGTACAGCGCCTCACGTCTATTATGTTCTGCTAGTCTTGCCTTCTTCCTTGCTTCCTCCAACTCTGTCCTCCCTGTTCTCATTGCTCCTCCCATCTCTTCCACTATGTTCAGTAGGCGATGGCATCTTCCTGATGTGACTTCGAGCTTAAGACCCTTGACATAGTCGACCATTGGCCTACACATTCTTGTAGCTAGCTCATCCACTAGGTTGTCCACTCCACACTCTACCGAGCTCAGTGTAGTAATAACAAGACGAAATATGTGTTTCAAAAGTTGAATTGTGATCAAAGAAGTGCCATTATTTTCGCCTCTTTGGTGAATGGCAGAAACATATGCAACAGCTTTCTTGAAAACACTATGTATGGAAGTTTGATGGTCACTAAGGGTCTGAAGAATGTTGGTTTGGCTTGTATTTACTTGGGATTCAACTTGTCTAAGCAGATGGATCAACTGCCTTAGCTGCATCTCTTGTTTCTGAATTAGCTCTTTGCCAACTGTTTTGGCTCTATTCATATAGCCTTCTTCCTGCATTTGCAGATTGAGAAACCAAATTCACATCTACAATCAAACAATTTATGTGGAAATTCATGGGAATCTTTTGAAGAGTCAGCCGATCCCAACAGTTCATTAAGTCATACAAGTAGTATATTAGGCAACATCTTGAAGTACTCTTCCTCTGCATAATTTGTGTATATAGCCAATTACTATACCAATAAATTCAGTTTAGACCTCAATGTTGAACAATGATTAACGTTGCCTCTACCACCAAAAGAAAAATATCGGGATACACAAAGGCAGCATGAGTAAGAGGTAGAGTTTCAGATTTGAATGGAGCATAGATATTGCTTCAATCACTTTCAGATTTCGTGCTTTTGTCATTCGAAAGAAATAGTGTCCATCTACTTGCTTGATATACTTATAGGTGTCGAGATTAACTTTTGGAAAGCATTATCTCTCCAATTAGTCTCACAGTTCAGTTACGGATAGAAATATACATCATGTACACATACTCCTACTATTCCAATTATACTACACTCTTTCTGTTTTGGAACATTACAAAATATATGAAATTATAGCAACTctcacaagtttcaaaactttaaGTTCATTTAACTATTCAAATTTTATACTCAGATCAGATTTCTTTTCAACCACTACAAATAAGGTAATACTTGTGCACAAATTAAACTAACATCTTGAGCGTCGAGTCATGTAAAATGAAACGGAAATCTGAAATTACTAATGCATACACAAACTCAAACTCAAACTCGTTACGTATTACCTCAATTTCACTAGCCTCCTTTCTCACCATCGTTTCAGCTCTATTCTCGTTTCTCTTGCAGCCCTGTCACCGAAACCATAACTTTTTTTATTCACGCTTTCTGGAAAGTAAAACACAGATTGAGCCACCAAAATATGCAATAGGAGTTTAATATCTTCACGATCATCGACACGCTCAAACAGAAGTTCAGATGTTGATTAATCACACGGAGAAAAGAGAGTTTGGCCGTAGATTGTGgatcaaattttgaaaatttatcttcaaatatctgtttggccatgaaatttaatcaggttttgaaaatttattttcaaaatattttcaagttcCACACCAGTTTTTGGGATAAATCTCActtccaactcacaaaacttcagtTTTTTTCCCAAGTAAAATGCATGTTCAAACACAACTTCAAGTTCCAAAATCACAACTTCAAAAACTCAAATTTCAATAAAAACTTGTATGAGCCAGTTTTTGAAACTTTAAAATAATTTcaagataaattttcaaaatgtgatcaaatttcatggccaaacaaatatttgaagataaattttGAAATGTGATcaaatttcatggccaaacagatATTTGAAGATGTATTTTGAAATGTGATCCAAAATCCATAACCAAACACTAGCTAAAGAGATGAGTACATTGGCATGAAAATGAGTAGGATAATCAATCACAACAGTAGTATATTTTCCTTCTTCAGCCATTTCAACAGTCTTCAATCCAACAAGCTTCATCAACGGATTCGCTAACGATTCAAACACATCCGCAGCCTTCAAAATTAAAAACGTCAAATGCACAATAATTTCTAAAATCAAAGTTTGAGGAATTAATGTCGTTACCTACTTCTTGTAAGCCAGTACGGATGTGAGTATCGAGTTGATTGAAGGCGAATTTTAGTTGTTGGTGCTGAGATACGATTCGAGAGAACTTAATACGGAAATCGCCCATTGATGAAGTTGCTGCGATGAATCGTCGCCTTCGCCCATTCATGCctctgtttttctttttcttttttttttccaaggaaattttgattatgttatggagtaccGTTAAAGTTCAGTGAGGAAATAAAAGTTCTTTCTGCGAATGGCAACATTTATTTCTACCGGATGGGATAGCACGGGCCAATGATATTCTCTTGTTTTAAAATAAGTGGTATTTCACATAATTAAAAAGATGTTCTttcaatctatatataatataaagctacgcatagacaatcctatgtgacacctttctatgacctccattgacatttatcttttttctcctttttttgaataTTTTTCATCAACTTGTCCCTTCAAATTTTATTTAAATTAAAGGCTTATTAATTCAAAATTAACTGAAATCATAGGATAAGGCTTATAAACCATCGTTATTACTACTATTGGTTAGCCTCTTCAACTATCTACAATCAGTTACAAGACAATAAGTACTCCATAATTATAATAATACCAATAAAGTCTAATTTGGAGAAAAAAGAGTAAAGGCTTATTAATATTTAATCTATATATAGTGCTAGGCAAAAGAAATATGAGGTGCACCACTCATGGGATTTTTTAAAAGACTTtatgtatttttaaaaatattacctTAAAATTTGCTGAATATTAAAGATGgccttatttatttatattatactACTTAACACTATTAATCTCTTTTCCTGAAACCTTTCCAATCCCTTCGTTAGTATACCCTTTTCCTTCCCATGAACCTCATCATTAATGCTATTCATACCATTTCCTTAAATCACTCTTTTCCTTCTtcgtttttttttatatgtacttTGTTTTACGTATTGCATCCAGTCCAGGCAAGTAACAAGCCTtgcattttctcttcttttttgatTATTTTATCTTACAAGTTCAGACTGTAAATCAAGCACCATCACCTTGAAGAAACGTCTATTAATTGGAAGTTCCTCTTCCGTTGTAGAATGAGAAGAAGATAGCATTGTTAAGGTTTGCAAATGATGACAATTTTCCCTATATTCGTGGACATGTTTATTAAGAAACGCAAATATAATACTCAATGTAGAGGTGAAGTAACACTAACAatctgtttttttattttatcagaTTTTGCAAAGGGTCGGTTCCATCAGACTTGTCCAAATAAATAATTTTGACCTCTCTGATTTATTGgtttcaatttatttttaaaaaatctaTGTGGTTTAAATTTCCAAATTTGAGTTAGAGGTTCTCGATTCAcaactttctttttatttttttgcaggACAAaattatcataaagcataaaagTAAAGCATAGAATAGATCCTAAAAGAAAATTAAATCCTTGAAGAGGTACCTTTTTATTGATTTCTTCATAAAACTTCCTCAACAAATTCTACATAGATatgtaattaaataaaaaatcttTTTTAATAAAGACAATCAGGAATCTATTATATCTCATAGATTTACTGTAAATTTCATTACCAGTGGCTTATTAAGTGCAAAAATTATGTTCTAAGACTAAACAGGTCGGTCAAGGAGATTGACTGATCAATGGATTATGAGGAACGATCTCAGGTGGCTTTTGTTAGATGCATTTAAGTTGATGTAATGTTTGTAATTCTTTTAATTTACTTTCATTGTTGTTCTTAAATCTTATTATGTGTTGTGGCATGTATCATGCAGTTATATATATGTagatcgttttttttttttttgcgcctACCTACCGAATTTTAAATATTTGTAGGGATAATATATAAAGAATGACTATGTATTGTTTACCTCGAACGGTAGAATAATATATTGCGACACATTAAATTCAGCAAAAAGAGATAAAAAGAAGTACGGTAAAGTTTCTTTTACCCAAATTTTAAGTCGGATAATGTATAACATAATATTGAATAGAACTTTGGTTGAGAAAGTTGTTTCATGTTACTTATTATTGGTAAAAAAATGGTCtatattttcttttgtttttttgcatGTTCATTGATAGCTTTACTACATCCagttattgttattgtatgtAACTATTTGCATAGAGTTGCATATAAAAAGAGATTCTTAACACTACTTCTATTTTAAGGCATTTGAGAAAGCTATCTTTATAGACGACGAGTCAGTAATTTGTGCACTTTTCATAACATATCATCAATATATTTAGTGTACTTGAAATGTAGATAGCTAATTTATGATCTTCTTATGAGATTCCACAAAGAATTATAATGAACATATTGGTATTTGTGACTTAATTTAATTATAGAGAATTCAGTTTTATGTGtgtaacaagtttttttttttttttttttttaccttttctaTAAATTTTCTATAAATTTATAACATTATTATTTCATTAGTTTACTCATATCTTTTATATCGCGCGAAGCACGGTTAAATTTACTAGTTTTATAATCATTTAAAACTAAAGAGCTACATCTTTCGAGATATTTAAGGGTAAGTAAAAGTACCTTTTACTTTTAGGATTGAGTAATTTTGTAAATGATGTAACCATGCTAAAAgcatcacttattttgaaatggaggAAATATCACATGAGCATAGATCTTTTTGTTGGTAGATCAAAGTATACACTTTCTCTTATTGCGTTGTTTTTCTAACGGTTTTATTGGATATTCCATCTTTTATTTTTAGAAATTTATGGATGACTTGTGTTACATCTTCTGATGTCAGCTTATACAAAACTCTTTCCTTTCCCAAACAAAAATTGATCGACTAAAATGTAATAAATAGATGCATTTAGTTTTTAAAATGTTGAATTTGTATAGATTTCCCCCGTAATTATAAAGATATCATGTGTAAAATATAATAAATCAGTGAATTGACATGAGAAAGTGGATACCATAATAGTGTGCAATAATTCTTTAAactaaaaataaataggaatctacAGTATTGCTTAGAGGCCACAATACTCAGTTTTTGAAAGTTACCGTGGAAGATGAAAATTCTGGGACCCACATTTCTTGGGTGATTTACCTGACTACAATTCTTTAAAGAGGATACGGACAAACCAATTAAAATGGTCCGGTATTTTCGTCCAAATAAGAAAAAGTACACACATAATACTATTGAGTACAACAGGCCTAAAACAGACAAACTATCAAATTCCAAAGATACCCCTGAGAGTTGAATTTAATGTTATAGAAGCGCACAACCATGTTGACCATCCTGCCTCCAAACCCACTCACTCAAAATAAAGTAATACTTTAATGGACTTTTTGCGCGAAATGCCCTTCAAAaagactggtctttaatttttggccctcaaattggtgacctttaatttttgtccttcgctaaaatCCCCTTGGTTCCGCCTTTGAACCCTAGctcaatcaaaaattaaaaaaaattcgcaaggcgtAAGTTGGGATTCACAAGGTataagttgggtttcaaactctgccttaaggcaaaaaaaaaaaaattactttgctagaattttgcaaacctctgtcttaaggcctaaatttgggtaaaagtttgtcttaaggcataagttGGCGTCAACTTACGCCTTGCGAATCCAACTTATGCCTTGGGATTTTTACTTTTTTTGACTGAGCCTAGGTTTGAACTCAGGACCTCGGGATATTaagcgaagggtaaaaattaagaccacccccagcgaagggcattCTTGCAAATTGCCCAAATTTAATTAAGAAGTATAGTCTGTATCATATTTTTACTGCATAATTGATATAATTCGGTGGCATGTTAAATTTAAGTCTTCTTAATTATTGAAGTTTCTTAATCACCTAATTAGATCAATGTGCAAGATCACAACAAGTATTATCAATATTACCCCCTTAAAGCTCAAGTTTGCGACGGCTTTTCGGAGATTgacattttaaataaaaaattatttatgaggaaggaAGATTGACATGAGAATTATCAAATATCAAAGAGATACAACCGACTCGACATTTTGTAAAGCAACATGATCTAAATTATACAAAATAGTTACAACTCTGTGAAATCATAAATTGgaaaatattaaaaatttatGAATTTGTGAATAATAATTTCTTTATTTATAGATAGAAatagtttttggtatttattaAGTTTTAATTTCACTCACGATTATTTCATGCCGCATGAGTTTATATTAGTTAAATATGGTGATTTAAGCTTAATTTCAGATGAAATTAAGGAAAAAAACTAAATTCATTAAATGAACCTCAAGAATAAATTTAGTTCTTCGTATATAGTTATGCTTAAAAAATATtgatgtacttttttttttatagtttccAATAtcttaattttaatttaaaacaTTAAGTGGATCTAATTTAATTTAACTTCAAAGTTTAATCAAATTAActctcaaaaaataaaaaatgccacataaattgaaataaagagaGAATAATTAATAAGATTTAAAAAATTCTTTAGTTAGAAACAAAAATGTGCCTCTACAATTGCCTAAATTTTGCCAAAATGTATAATGACAAATATGTAAAGGGACGTAATGTTCCCTCCAGTTCATATTATATGGTGTTTTTAGTTCGAATACACCCCTTAAAGAATTGCTTATTCCTAGAGAGTAGAAAGCGATTTCACAAAATTATAATAGTCTCAATATTATATAATTTCTTGGTTATGTAAATATGAATTTATCAAAGAAAATAAAAGCTAAAAGCTATTAATATCTTCTTGATTACGTAAAAACTATTTGTTTTGAACTAAATATAAAAGCTAAAAATATCATATATACTACtttctctgtctcaatttaagtgttttactttcctttttaatttgtCCCCAAAATCgtatctctttctatatttagtaagttgataatTCAAACACTACATGAttagtttaaaaccacaagattcaaaagacattttagtacattatatacatttttaatttaggaccatgagattaatttttatttttaatttttaaattttatacctagtcaaactaagacacttaaattgagctGGAGAGAGTAATATAAATCAAAGGAGTAAGGGGCTAAAAAAGATTTTAAAGAAAAGTTGCAGGGCCAACATCAAATGGATGAAGAAAAAGAATTGAGTGTGAAAGTGGGATAAACAAGGAAAGATAGCAGCCACGTGTAAGTACTTGATACCATCAACCAATCAAAATTACTGTGTTGCATCGTAAGGACGACGATCCAACACTTAAACTCAAGTTTCTATATTAGCGAATCCGTTGATGAAGCTTGTTGGATTGAAGACTGTTGAAATGGCTGAAGAAGGAAAATATACTACTGTTGTGATTGATTGTCCGAACTGAAAACCGGATATACTTATTTAGGGTCGGATCTACCTTGTCCGGTAAAACACTCTCGATGTTGAAGCAAGGTCGATCGTGCTCGTGCCCATTCAGACCTATCTCTTAATCCGCTCATATCGGACACAAGTTGGTCCGGTTTGTACCGTATACACCCTCTTATTTCACTCATAAAAGTCTCTTCTGTAATGTTGTTCTGCAATAGCGATTTCTTTTAATGATATAAGTATGTTTTATATTTGTCTCCTTTTCTTCCCTCTATGCCTTATTATATTATCAAGGATCCATCTTATATTCTAACAACTAGTATCAGATTAGTCGGTTTGATCATGAAAGTGTAAGGGTAATTTCAAAATCTTCAGTGAATGTGTTTCTCCGAatttgaggacatgttgagagacAGGATATTCTCAAAGAGAATCATACTCTCCGGACTTATGAAGAAAAGAGCAATCTGTCGAGAAAGTGTGAGTCTTAAGACTTCACAAGATCATGGAAAAGAAGATGAAAGACGTAGTCTTCCGTGAATTTGTTTTTGCAATAGTCAGTGTTAGAAGAAAATGATAAATGAATTGTCAATAATTGAGAATGTTTATTGGATATAAAGTGTGCATAAAGAGAGATTATGCTATTCTTTTCAGAAAGAAGGATTGAATAATTGATTAGGTTGTGATCGAACATGATAATGACAGTTGCTAAATTTTCTGATCCAGATGAAACAAGTGAAAAAGGATTCAAGATTGGAAGGAAAAAACTTCAAGAAAATAGGAGAATTATTACTTATCAAGTTTAAAGTCGAAGATAAGCTACAATTTCTTTCAAGGTCGAAGATTTTCTAGATTGAAATTTAGATTAGGTGCAAAAAGACATGTTGGTATTGAATTGTGAGATCAAAGTTTCAAATGAGATAATCACACATTTTAACATATTAGCGGATAGAAAAAAGTCATATAAGAGTATCACAGTCATCCATTATAGTACtccaaaaaaatatatgtatttggcTCATAACAAAAATTAAATCCGCACGTCAGGGTACTAATTACACTTAAAACACGAAAATGGGAGAGTAAAAGGCAGTTTGCAAGATTATAAAGCATAACTGACTTTTCGACACAAGTTTGTAGTGTAATTTTATGTATTTTCCTCAATAAAACCTATAACAACCTCTTGAAAAATGCAGGGTAatgctgcgtacaatagacccttgtggtccggctctTTCCCGGACCCTGCACGAGCTTAGTGTACCGGACTGCCCTTTTGCCCTTTAAAACGTACACACCATACATTCTAATTCAACTTTAGTACCCACTTTTAATTTGACGCGATAATGATAAGAAATGTCTACAATCAATAATCTAAATGAGTTGACAAAAATGTTGAAGTGTATTCTGATTCTTTGTTGCAGAAGAGTAAAATAGAAGATAAAAGCACTTTCTTTTAAGAAAAGTGAAGACATGAAATCACTTACCGAAGAAGACACGAAATGAATCactttttttataaaagttttcttttataaAGGTGAGAACCTTTGTTATtactactccttccgtcccataatAATGTCACCTTAACCAAAAAACATTATCGAGACAAGTTAAAATAACATCTAGATGATGATTAAAAAAATCACATAATAACTTGATATTATTGGATTCGCAATGTTAAAAAATTTATTACTTTTGCATACCctaattaaaaggaaaaaataatttatttttattatataaggaTAATTTAATAAACTTCACATTGCAatattaatttcttaatatatGTGTTTTTAGCTAGGCTGACATTTAAGacgaatttaaaatgaatattCTAAGAAAACGAAGTAAATTGCACACGTGGAAAATCGTAGGAGTAGTACTCTTATTCAGCTGCAAAAACGAaaacaaattcaaattcaaaatttaaacaCTGAGAGAATCAATATTCAGCTCCGAGGGGCCACTTTTTTAACTTTTGTGTAACGGACATATTACTGAATTAATGTGCAACAACTTGACCATTATTTATGAGAAGACG
Coding sequences:
- the LOC132629233 gene encoding uncharacterized protein LOC132629233, yielding MNGRRRRFIAATSSMGDFRIKFSRIVSQHQQLKFAFNQLDTHIRTGLQEAADVFESLANPLMKLVGLKTVEMAEEGKYTTVVIDYPTHFHANGCKRNENRAETMVRKEASEIEEEGYMNRAKTVGKELIQKQEMQLRQLIHLLRQVESQVNTSQTNILQTLSDHQTSIHSVFKKAVAYVSAIHQRGENNGTSLITIQLLKHIFRLVITTLSSVECGVDNLVDELATRMCRPMVDYVKGLKLEVTSGRCHRLLNIVEEMGGAMRTGRTELEEARKKARLAEHNRREALYKLKESEDLARKYQGFLPKAKNGSKEQFEQEKLAVKDQDHAKEDNLLWDLLKKKRKLGMGNGSSKPCGLPLSHLKELGPQTPCLGPSSSPTYSSNGHRLLPMIPLGTSPSVTYPQHRPQKKIKSGFHT